From Erigeron canadensis isolate Cc75 chromosome 8, C_canadensis_v1, whole genome shotgun sequence, one genomic window encodes:
- the LOC122609834 gene encoding dof zinc finger protein DOF3.4-like: MASDSGNATTEHRRVKATGKTQSHHLLAPTHQEQHPCPRCDSPNTKFCYYNNYNFSQPRHFCKSCRRYWTHGGALRDVPVGGGTRKRPAKRLRISNDSDDSSTPPAPVVVTATTHIGSSTAPPAVFVPFAGVHGGGFTTVLSNGQSLGGIFGSGIDQDLSFGLGRTIWPFSVVGDGGVGGSAAVSGGGGGNGWQLDSGDGGDGGGGECFAFPELAISTPGNAMK; this comes from the coding sequence ATGGCATCTGATTCTGGTAACGCCACCACCGAGCACCGCCGTGTAAAAGCCACCGGAAAAACCCAAAGCCACCACCTTTTGGCACCAACCCATCAAGAACAACATCCATGTCCACGATGTGATTCACCCAACACAAAATTCTGTTACTATAACAACTACAACTTCTCACAGCCACGTCACTTTTGTAAGTCTTGCCGCCGTTACTGGACTCACGGCGGCGCTCTCCGTGATGTTCCGGTTGGTGGTGGTACTCGTAAAAGACCGGCTAAACGTTTACGTATTTCAAATGATTCTGATGACTCTTCTACTCCTCCGGCGCCGGTGGTGGTGACGGCTACTACTCACATTGGTTCTAGTACGGCTCCGCCGGCGGTATTTGTTCCGTTCGCCGGAGTTCATGGTGGTGGGTTTACGACGGTTTTGAGTAATGGGCAAAGTTTGGGTGGGATTTTTGGATCTGGGATTGATCAGGATTTGAGTTTTGGGCTTGGGAGGACTATTTGGCCGTTTTCTGTTGTTGGTGACGGTGGCGTTGGTGGTAGCGCCGCCgtgagtggtggtggtggtgggaatGGGTGGCAGTTGGATAGTGGAGATGGcggcgatggtggtggtggagagtGTTTTGCCTTTCCAGAGCTAGCGATTTCGACACCCGGAAATGCCATGAAGTAG